Within the Candidatus Binatia bacterium genome, the region CCAAGTCACCATTCCCCCGGCCGCTCGCCGCGCTCTCAAGCTCAAGGTCGGTGACTTCGTCGAGGCCACCTCACGCCGTGACGGCGTGCTCCTGCGGCCCGTCAAGGTCGTCACTCCGGCGACCTTCGAGCAGGAACTCTCCCGCCGGCTCAGCGAAGCACTGGCCGACGCGAAGGCCGGTCGGCTGTCCCGTCCCTTTGCCACGGCTGACGAGGGCATCGCCTACCTCCAGCGCCAGGCGCGCCGCCTGAAGCAGCCCAACCGTAAGCGGTAACGCGTCGCCCATGCGGCCCCGGTTCACTCCGCGCTTCGAACGCTCCTACGCGGTGGCGCCGACGACCGTGCAGCGGGCTTTCGACAAACAGCTAGGTCCCGCGCATGACGAGACCGCGCGCACTTCTTTCATGGAGCAGCGGAAAGGACAGTGCGTGGACGCTCCACGTGCTGCGGCAGCAAGGCGTGTACGACGTAGTCGGATTGGTGACAACGATCAACGCCGACGCCGAGCGCGTGGCCATGCATGCGGTACGTACCGAGCTCTGGCCGCGCAGGCCGCGGTGACCGGAATACCGCTCTGGCGGGTGCCAATTCCGTCTCCGTGCAGCAACCCGCACTATGAAGCAGCGATGCGGGCCGTGATCGAGCGTGCACGTGCCGCGGGTATCACCGCCTTTGCCTTTGGCGATCTCTTCCTTGAGGACATCCGGGCCTATCGGGAGCGGCAGCTTGCTGGATCGGGCCTCACTCCGGTGTTCCCTCTCTGGCTGCGCCCCACGGACGTGCTGGCGCGCGACATGGTGACTGGGGGTCTGCGGGCGTACCTCACCTGCGTGAACCCCAAGCAGCTCCCGGCGCGCTTCGTGGGGTGCAGTTTTGATCTCGCACTCCTCCGCGATCTCCCGCCGGATGTCGATCCGTGCGGCGAGCGGGGCGAGTTTCACACCTTCGCCTACGCTGGGCCGATGTTTCGTCAGGACCTCACGGTGCGAGTCGGCGAAATTGTCGAACGCGACGGGTTCGTCTTCGCGGATGTGCGTCCTTCGGCGCCGGGGGCGCCGACGAGCCCCTGACCAGTTGGTCACGGGCGGGGAGCCAGTAGGTCTGTCCTTCGGACTTCTTCATTCAAGATAAAACCGGCGGAACTAAACCGCTGCGCGGTAGTCCCCGAAGCAAGAAGCAAGCATCTCGGCAAATTCTCGCCCGCATCACCGAACACTTCCGCTCGCTCGAACGGCACTACGCCGACTTGAAACGCAAGCTCGCCTAAACAACGATCATTTTTAGACTTCGGCATTACGATACAGTACCGGTACTACGCCAAGGACAACCGGTACATTGGCGGCGTCGCTGTGAAAGCATCGGACTGTGGCCCCTAGACGTGCGTGTGACCGT harbors:
- a CDS encoding AbrB/MazE/SpoVT family DNA-binding domain-containing protein; translation: MAATLTKITRNYQVTIPPAARRALKLKVGDFVEATSRRDGVLLRPVKVVTPATFEQELSRRLSEALADAKAGRLSRPFATADEGIAYLQRQARRLKQPNRKR